In Anguilla rostrata isolate EN2019 chromosome 1, ASM1855537v3, whole genome shotgun sequence, a genomic segment contains:
- the LOC135257440 gene encoding fucolectin-4-like — protein sequence MFRKCMMKVKVIMLLFQILAISTLKSDSTHVPDGYVQENVALRGKATQSDRFFKLNLLGYSQPANAIDGNRDSNFFHGSCTITTLKPNPWWRVDLLQEYQIVSVTITNRGDCCGERINGARILIGKHLENNGINNPQCSVIDSMATGETRTFHCPYTMTGRYVTVYLPRTQFLQLCEVEVNALLSAN from the exons ATGTTTCGAAAATGCAT GATGAAGGTGAAAGTGATTATGTTACTTTTTCAAATCTTGGCGATTTCAACCCTCAAGTCAGATTCAACTCACGTCCCTGACGGATACGTACAAG AGAATGTGGCTTTACGTGGGAAGGCCACTCAGTCGGATCGGTTTTTTAAGCTAAACCTGCTGGGTTACAGCCAGCCTGCCAACGCCATCGATGGAAACCGAGATTCTAATTTCTTCCATGGATCCTGTACCATCACAACTTTAAAGCCCAACCCCTGGTGGAGGGTGGACCTGCTGCAGGAGTACCAAATCGTCTCTGTCACCATCACCAACAGAGGAGACTGCTGTGGAGAAAGGATCAATGGAGCTCGCATCCTCATCGGCAAACACCTGGAGAACAACGGCATCAATAATCCACA GTGCAGTGTGATTGACTCTATGGCAACAGGAGAGACTAGAACCTTTCACTGTCCATATACAATGACGGGACGCTACGTCACAGTGTACCTCCCAAGAACACAATTCCTTCAACTCTGTGAAGTGGAAGTGAATGCTCTGCTTTCTGCCAACTGA
- the LOC135257506 gene encoding fucolectin-4-like — translation MKVKTIMLLFQILGISTLKSDSAHVPAGYVEENVALSGRATQSDVYNSQNEVGYSHASNAIDGNKDSHFLHGSCTITTGGANPWWRVDLLQVYTITSVTIINRGDCCGERINGALILIGNSLEQNGINNPQCNMIGFLATGETRTFQCPQPMIGRYVTVYLPKTEYLQICEVEVNALLPANCKYS, via the exons ATGAAGGTCAAAACGATTATGTTACTTTTTCAAATCTTGGGAATTTCAACCCTCAAGTCAGACTCAGCTCATGTTCCTGCCGGATACGTAGAAG AGAATGTGGCTTTAAGTGGGAGGGCCACTCAGTCAGATGTGTACAATTCTCAAAACGAGGTGGGTTACAGCCATGCAAGCAATGCCATTGATGGAAACAAAGATTCTCATTTCCTCCATGGATCTTGTACCATTACAACGGGAGGGGCTAACCCCTGGTGGAGGGTGGACCTGCTGCAGGTGTACACAATCACCTCCGTCACCATCATCAACAGAGGAGACTGCTGTGGAGAAAGGATCAATGGAGCTCTCATCCTCATCGGCAACTCCCTGGAACAAAACGGCATCAATAATCCACA GTGCAATATGATTGGCTTCTTGGCAACAGGAGAGACTAGAACCTTTCAGTGTCCGCAGCCAATGATTGGACGCTATGTCACAGTGTACCTTCCAAAAACAGAATACCTTCAAATCTGTGAAGTGGAAGTGAATGCTCTGCTTCCTGCCAATTGTAAATATTCCTAA